The Methanococcus voltae PS genome segment TTGGTAATGTCCCAGTATCCCCGGGAAATACTTTTGCAGGATATTTATTATATGTCAAAAAACCCAAGTATGTCACAAAAAATAGGATTAGACTATTGAACCCTATAATATCTCCATTTTGTAACATTATCAATGCTAAAAATAAAGATGCAAGTGTTCCAGTTCCTATTTCGAGACCGTTAAATCCTGCAAGCATATTTGTAAAATTAGAGCATATGGAAATCCCAAACATCAATAAAACAATATAAATCGGGCTAAATCCAAGTAACAATCCCGTAGGTATTGCAGAAAGTGCAAGAATTAAAAGCTTTTCTTTGGGTGATAATTTCGCAATATCATCTATAACGCCCAAAATACCTGCTATTAATACAGGCACTAGTAAATTAGCTTCTATAAATGGTAAAAAAATTGATAACGTTAACAATAATGCCAAACCACCCATTTCGGCAACTTTTAATTTTTCTTTTTTATGCAAATCATTTCCAAATTTACAATCTACCATTTTGTTAATCATAAATTTAGTTAAAATAATACTCGTAAAAAAACCTAATATTATTATTAAACTATACCCCCTTGAGAAAACCGTGTTTATTCCTAAAATCATACTATTGTAAACCATAAATTCACCGCTTTTAGCCATATTTTAATGTTATTCTATTATAATCCTTATTATATTGAGAAATATACTAACAATAGGAATTAATTCATAAATTATATATAGATAGCTATTAAATGAATAGATATGTATATTTCAATAAATAAAATACTAATGACTTATTATCTTAATTAATCAAATCCAAAAAGTAAATACTAATTTACAATTTGATATCTGCATATATATTAGTTTTATATTATTTCAATAAATTATATATTAAATGTAGATAAATATCTAAATAATAATTAAATTTATCTAACACAGTATATTTAATTATTAATTTAGATTGTTATATTTTATCTTCTTAATATGTAATATTAAAGAATTATTGATTTCATATTTGCAAAATTACAAAAAACTAAAAATTATAAGACTATAAAATTACAAAATATGCAATAAATTATTAGATTAAAATTATATACACTTATAGATATCAAAAATATTCCTAACTATCTTTACAGAGGGAATAAAATGACTGAAAACAACGAAAAAGTCAAAAATTCCGATTCTGCAAACAATCAAAGCTCTAAAAATTCGAAATTTAATTTTAATTTCGAAGATAAAAAAGTAAAATGTGCAAAAACAATATTAATTATTATATTTTTAGCATTTTTAAGCTTTCAAATGAGGGCACAAACTGCAGACATGGGTTTTACGACAAACGAACAATATTTAGATGTTTTTTCAGACGATAACGGTAGAATGTATTTAACGGCATTGGACCCTTATTATTATTTAAGAATGTCTGAAAATTACCTCGAAAATGGACATACGGGAGATACTTTAAAAAATATAGATGGGCAACAAGTCCCATGGGATTCCTATAAATATGGACCTACAGGTGCTAGGGCAACTTTTAACTTACTATCTGTTGTAACAGTTTGGGTGTATCAAGTATGGCACGCTATGGATTCTACAGTTACTTTAATGAATGCAGCATTCTGGGTTCCTGCAATATTGAGCATGTTCTTGATTACGCCTATCTTCTTCACTGTAAGAAGGATAACGTCAAGTGATATAGGGGGGGCTGTTGCAGCAATTCTAGCTTCGCTATCGCCTTCAATATTTGTAAAAACAGTGGCAGGGTTTTCT includes the following:
- a CDS encoding MraY family glycosyltransferase, giving the protein MVYNSMILGINTVFSRGYSLIIILGFFTSIILTKFMINKMVDCKFGNDLHKKEKLKVAEMGGLALLLTLSIFLPFIEANLLVPVLIAGILGVIDDIAKLSPKEKLLILALSAIPTGLLLGFSPIYIVLLMFGISICSNFTNMLAGFNGLEIGTGTLASLFLALIMLQNGDIIGFNSLILFFVTYLGFLTYNKYPAKVFPGDTGTLPIGAFLATLAVWKSAVLPLIIIMIPYIIDAGLKYYSAGVTKREEHKPTQLGEDGKLYVAGGYLSLPRLILMKKPMREYNIVFVIWALEILCGITALFVNSTVKII